The Arachis hypogaea cultivar Tifrunner chromosome 19, arahy.Tifrunner.gnm2.J5K5, whole genome shotgun sequence genome has a window encoding:
- the LOC112778216 gene encoding protein FAR1-RELATED SEQUENCE 5-like encodes MYNEVRRQRALQDGDVNAAIRFLEGVGRVDGKMFWRHRLGPEQHLCDLFWSDGRSQYDYGVFGDVLAFDATYGRNKYNRPVVVFSRVNHHNQTCVFATDLVSCKSQESYVWVLDQFLECMGGVALKSVITDGDPAICIAIQRIFSTAHHQLCAWHLLRNAMSNICDPRFTQLFKHCMLVDIETNEFEVMWKTMLDECGMREVEWVQELYRKKYSWSTAYIRGRFFAGIRTTSRCESLHAKLGWFVESRDNEDELKFRSCYRTPVLQTQFIDIEKSGATRFTREMFWRYHESLKRCVRVRINACVGIEGGHTFNVQKYRKPEMAWRVKRENTTNTFACSCLRMESFGLPCVHILAVLVQLDVVVIPDTLVLLMNGILMV; translated from the exons ATGTATAACGAGGTGAGGAGACAAAGGGCATTGCAGGATGGAGATGTAAATGCGGCAATTCGATTCCTAGAAGGTGTTGGTCGTGTTGATGGGAAAATGTTTTGGAGGCATAGATTGGGTCCTGAACAACACTTGTGCGACTTGTTTTGGAGTGATGGGCGCAGTCAGTATGATTATGGGGTATTTGGTGATGTGCTGGCATTCGATGCGACCTACGGGAGGAACAAATACAATCGACCCGTAGTGGTATTTTCCAGGGTTAACCATCACAACCAAACTTGCGTATTTGCCACGGATTTAGTGTCATGCAAGTCACAGGAATCTTATGTATGGGTGCTTGATCAATTTTTGGAGTGCATGGGGGGTGTAGCACTGAAGTCGGTAATCACCGACGGGGATCCAGCAATATGCATAGCTATTCAAAGGATTTTTTCTACTGCTCATCACCAGTTGTGCGCATGGCATCTTCTTCGGAATGCGATGTCAAATATTTGTGACCCACGATTCACACAACTTTTTAAACATTGCATGTTGGTAGACATTGAGACAAATGAATTTGAGGTGATGTGGAAGACAATGCTTGACGAGTGTGGCATGAGGGAGGTTGAATGGGTACAGGAGTTGTACAGGAAGAAGTATTCATGGTCAACTGCTTATATTAGAGGAAGATTCTTTGCGGGGATTAGAACAACTTCTCGGTGCGAGTCTTTGCACGCTAAACTGGGATGGTTTGTGGAAAGCAG AGACAATGAGGATGAGTTGAAATTTCGATCGTGCTATAGGACTCCGGTCTTGCAAACTCAGTTCATAGACATAGAAAAGTCTGGTGCCACACGATTCACACGGGAGATGTTTTGGAGATATCACGAGTCGCTAAAACGGTGTGTGCGAGTGAGGATAAATGCTTGTGTTGGGATAGAAGGTGGCCATACTTTCAATGTCCAAAAGTACCGAAAACCAGAAATGGCATGGCGGGTTAAGCGCGAGAATACAACGAACACCTTCGCGTGCTCCTGTTTGAGAATGGAGTCCTTCGGGCTCCCATGTGTACATATACTAGCTGTTTTGGTGCAGCTTGATGTTGTGGTTATTCCCGATACCCTCGTGCTGCTAATGAACGgaattttgatggtatag